In Hemibagrus wyckioides isolate EC202008001 linkage group LG21, SWU_Hwy_1.0, whole genome shotgun sequence, the following proteins share a genomic window:
- the sox12 gene encoding LOW QUALITY PROTEIN: transcription factor SOX-12 (The sequence of the model RefSeq protein was modified relative to this genomic sequence to represent the inferred CDS: inserted 2 bases in 2 codons; deleted 2 bases in 1 codon; substituted 3 bases at 3 genomic stop codons), translating to MDGGNHVWHLGAMCSPAKTLSVGLGAKDADKLFRHRPFKKDLKWCRSPTXHIKRPMNAFMVWSQTKKQKIMVTXEFPIFXDMHNAEISRHLGKCWKLLRDSEKIPLIKRFYLKHMADYPDYKHCQTKXQPLKFSKSYFXSVSLTRTGFKVKPNASIQKLNCSGNEYKSYNKNMSYGNTVDINLPSPVTEQDDHTQTILHH from the exons ATGGATGGCGGGAACCATGTGTGGCAtcttggtgccatgtgttccccag CAAAAACACTGTCTGTGGGACTAGGAGCCAAGGATGCTGATAAGTTATTTAGGCATAGACCATTCAAAAAAGACCTCAAGTGGTGCAGATCTCCTA GGCACATCAAGCGACCCATGAATGCATTTATGGTCTGGTCccaaaccaaaaaacaaaagatcATGGTCACCTAGGAGTTTCCA ATTTTCTAAGACATGCACAATGCAGAGATCTCCAGGCACCTTGGAAAATGCTGGAAACTCCTTAGAGATTCTGAGAAGATACCACTGATCAAGAGGTTTTATCTAAAACACATGGCTGACTACCCTGATTACAAGCATTGTCAAACAAAATAACAGCCCCTGAAATTTAGCAAGTCTTATT AGTCAGTCAGCCTCACCAGAACAGGGTTTAAAGTTAAACCAAATGCCTCCATACAAAAACTGAATTGCAGTGGCAATGAATATAAGAGCTATAACAAGAACATGAGTTATGGCAACACAGTGGATATAAACTTGCCAAGTCCAGTAACTGAGCAAGATGATCACACCCAGACCATCCTCCACCATTAG